A window of the Helianthus annuus cultivar XRQ/B chromosome 4, HanXRQr2.0-SUNRISE, whole genome shotgun sequence genome harbors these coding sequences:
- the LOC110937297 gene encoding vacuolar protein sorting-associated protein 32 homolog 2 encodes MFTRVFGKPKQEPNAVTSLDKLNETLEMLEKKEKVLIKKASAEVEKAKDYTKAKNKRAAIQCLKRKKLYEQQIEQLGNFQLRIHDQMIMLEGAKATTETVDALRTGASAMKAMQKATNIDDVDKTMDEINEQTENMKLIQEALATPMGAAADFDEDELEAELEELEGAELEEQLLQPATTAPAAPVHVPAGKQPTRPAPRQNTAEEDELAALQAEMAL; translated from the exons ATGTTTACTCGAGTTTTTGGAAAACCTAAGCAAGAACCTAATGCCGTAACATCATTAGACAAATTAAACGAG ACACTTGAAATGCTggaaaagaaagagaaagtgCTTATAAAGAAGGCTTCTGCAGAGGTGGAGAAAGCCAAGGACTATACTAAAGCAAAGAACAAAAGGG CGGCAATACAATGCTTAAAGAGGAAGAAACTCTATGAACAGCAAATTGAACAGCTGGGGAACTTCCAGTTACGTATTCATGACCAG ATGATCATGCTAGAAGGTGCAAAAGCTACCACAGAGACTGTTGATGCGTTGAGAACTGGTGCATCAGCAATGAAGGCCATGCAGAAGGCAAC AAATATTGACGACGTTGACAAGACCATGGATGAGATAAACGAACAAACTGAAAATATGAAGCTAATTCAGGAGGCATTGGCAACACCAATGGGTGCCGCTGCTGATTTTGATGAG GATGAACTGGAAGCTGAACTTGAGGAACTAGAAGGAGCTGAGTTGGAGGAACAGCTTCTTCAACCTGCCACAACCGCCCCTGCTGCTCCAGTGCACGTGCCAGCTGGCAAGCAACCAACACGTCCAGCACCTCGCCAAAACACTGCTGAGGAAGATGAACTTGCTGCGTTGCAAGCAGAAATGGCACTTTAA
- the LOC110937295 gene encoding protein YLS3 yields the protein MGLQRISVQLLWFWFLLLALVSICHVTSGANEKDKEECAEQLAGLATCLPYVGGNAKSPTPDCCSGLKQVLNTNKKCLCVVVKDRNDPDLGLTINVTLALGLPTVCHTPANITKCPELLHLAPNSTDAQVFYQYGHSSSGGASASSPTASANASTGGGVGASTKRPSGSTTGTGTTWLKQEVILMGVVSCILTLTFVM from the exons ATGGGTTTACAAAGAATTAGTGTTCAATTATTATGGTTTTGGTTCCTACTTTTGGCACTTGTGTCGATCTGTCACGTGACATCGGGTGCAAATGAAAAGGACAAGGAAGAGTGCGCTGAGCAATTAGCGGGACTAGCCACTTGTTTGCCGTACGTTGGAGGCAACGCAAAGTCTCCAACACCGGATTGTTGTAGTGGCTTGAAACAAGTGTTGAACACCAACAAGAAATGTTTGTGTGTGGTGGTCAAAGATCGAAATGATCCGGATCTAGGCCTCACGATCAATGTCACTCTCGCGTTAGGCCTCCCTACAGTTTGTCATACCCCAGCCAATATTACAAAATGTCCTG AACTTCTTCATTTGGCTCCGAATTCAACGGATGCACAAGTTTTCTATCAATATGGGCACTCTTCTAGTGGTGGTGCTTCGGCTAGTAGCCCCACGGCTAGTGCTAACGCGTCAACTGGCGGTGGTGTTGGAGCAAGTACTAAACGACCGAGTGGTAGTACGACTGGCACGGGAACAACATGGTTGAAACAAGAAGTAATACTTATGGGAGTCGTGTCGTGCATATTAACTTTAACTTTTGTTATGTAA